From the genome of Symphalangus syndactylus isolate Jambi chromosome 13, NHGRI_mSymSyn1-v2.1_pri, whole genome shotgun sequence:
ttgggaggccgagacaggaggatcacaaggtcaggagttcgagaccagcctggccaacatggtgaaaccccgtctctactaaaatacaaaaaattagcctggcgcggtggcatgcgcctgtagtcccagctactcaggaggctgagacaggaggatcgcttgaacccaggaggtggaggttgcaatgagctgagatcatttcattgcactccagcctgggcaacattgtgagactccatctcaaaagaaaaaaaacattagccaggtgtggtggtgcacgcctgtggtccctgctacttgggaggctgaggcaggaagatggctggagcccaggctgtTGAGGCtccagcgagctatgatcacaccactgcactccagcctgggcaacagagcgagaccttgtttctaaaaaaaaaaaaaaaggaaagcaaaagcaGTCCACAAAAGATGGGGCTAGTCAGGACTCTTCCCTGCCCCCAGGGCCTCACCAAGGACGTAGATTCTCCCCTGGTGGACAGTGATCCCCAGGGCACTTCGCCGGTGCTTCATGGGGGCTACGAAAGTCCACGTCTCTGTTTCCACGTCATAGCGCTCCACGCTGTTCAGCTGGTCCTGACCATCATAGCCCCCAGCAGCATAGATACAGTTGTGCAGGACGCAGACGCCTAAAGGGCACCGTGCAGAGAAGGTGACTCTGGGGGTCTGGCTTTGGGAACCCCAGCCATCAACTCCTTGAGGGAgacctttcctctcctctcccttctcaccCTCAGAAAtgaagtggggagagagagaagcttGGACTCTATCAGAATCCAGGGCTTCTGTGGTTACCCCAGCATGAGGGTTGCAACAGGGGGTCTCTCCCAGGCCTGGCTCAGTTTCACCCCAGGATGGTGGGGGTGTTCATGGGTGCTCCCCTCCCTACCGTCCCCACCCACCTGCCCCGCTTCGGATGGTGTTCATTGCTGTGATCATTCGCCACTCGTTCCTCTCTGGGTAGTAACACTCAGCTGAATTAAGGCGGTTTGTCCCGTCAAAGCCCCCCACGGCATAAAGCAGACGATTGAGGACAGCCACGCCCACCCCGATCCTTCGTGTCAGCATTGGGGCCACCAAGTGCCACTCGTCCCGCTCTGGCTCATACCTGCAAGGGCGTAAGAAAAATGGGGACAATGGCCATTATAGCTGACCTTCGTGGAATACTTAAGGGcccaatactctttttttttcccttaaagagacagggtcatcgggcgcggtggctcatgcctgtaatcccagcactttgggaggccgaggagggcggatcacctgatctcaggagtttgagaccagcctggccaacatggtaaaaccctgtctctactaaaaatacaaaatttagctgggtgtgatggcgggtgcctgtaatcccagctactcgggaggctgaggcgagataatcgcttgaacccgggaggcggaggttgcagcgagccgagatcatgccactgcactccaacctgggcgacagagtgagactccgtctcaaaaaaaaaaaaaaaaaaatagagacagggtccaggctggagtgcagtggtgcaatcacagctcactgaagcttcaaactttttttttttttttttgagatggagtgcaatggtgagagcaatggctcactgcaacctccacctcctgggttcaagcagttattCAGCCACAGCCTCACAAGTAGGTGGGAtaacaagcacccaccaccacgcccgactaatttttgtatttttagtagaaattgggtttcgccatgttggccaggctggtctcgaacagctgacctcaagtgatctgcctgcctcagctttccaaagggctgggattacaggcatgagccaccacgcccagcctgcagcttcaaactcttgggctccagggaccctcctggctcagcctcctgagtagctgggactacaggtgcacaccactgtgcccacctCCACTCGAACTCTAGTGCTTGCAGTCGTTCTCCAAGGATTGGTATCAGCAACTccattttccaaatgaggaaactgagcctcctAGCCATCAATTGCTCAAGTTCAAAAACACATCTGATAAACCCCTAGTGGCTCAGCCAGATCCCCCACTTCACAGATAACAAGATAATGTCTCAGAAAGGAGAAATCACACATTCAGCATCACTCTTTGAGCATCAAAGAGTCCTTTaggtctggcacagtggctcatgcctgtaatcgcagcactttgggaggctggggtgggagaatctcttgaggacaggagttcaagaccagcctggccaacatggtgaaaccccatctctacaaaagatacaaaaattagccaggtgtggtggtgggcacctgtagtcccagctactccgggggctgaggcaggagaatcacttgaacctaagaggcgaggttgcagtgaccaaagatggcgccaatgcactccagcctgggcaacagagcaagagagacagagtcttactctattgcccaggctcgtctcctggatttaagcaatcctcccacctcagcctcccaaagtcccggattacaggtatgggccacagCGTCTGGCCCAACAATTTCAAACTGATGGAACATTTTCCAAATCCGCACAAAGGAACCATATGGGTTTGTGACAGTCCCCTAAGCATTTCCCAGCCCCAGGCACAGAATCCGAGGTCACTGGTTAGAACTCTCCAGGGAGCTTAGCTTCATCCTGAGGCCTCCATTCCCTGAAGACAGGGAGAGGAAACAGCCTCAGGAAGAATCCCCGGAACTCAGTGTCTTGGGACTTGCCAGGAGAAGGACCCTCTGAGCCCACCCCCAGGCCCTGCCACTCACCTCTCCACACTGTTGTGGTGGATGCAGCCGTGGGAGCCACCCACTGCATAGATGTGCCCATCGATGACCCCCACCCCGATGCGGTTGCGGGGCACGCTCATGGGGGCGCAGGGCGACCACTGATTGGTCATGGGGTTGTAACAGTCCAGGGCGCTGGAGTCGGTGTTGCCGTCGGGGGAGTTGTTCCTGCCGCCCACGGCGTACAACAGCCCGCCCACCACGCAGCCGGCCAGGCCGCTCCGTGGCACCTGCAGGTCCGCCAACCGGAGCCAGGTGCCGTCACTGGGGTTGTAAGCCTCCAGGTAGCTGAGCGACTGTCGGAAGTAGCCGCCCGCGGTGTAGATCAGGCGGCCCACCTTGGGCGCCCGGCAGGGCATCACCTGCGTGGGCTTGTGCAGGGTGAGCTCCTCAAAGATCTTGACCAGGTAGTCCTTGCAGCGGGAGTCAGACTGCAGGATCTCGCACTTCTGCAGCTGCATCTGCAGGAAGTTCGGCGTCAACGAGTGGCAGCGCACGGCCCGCAGCAGCGCCTGGACGTAGAACCGTCGCTGTTCGCAGTCGTACTTGACCCAGTTGATGCAGGCGTGGAAGACCTCGGACTCGCAGCGCACGTTCAGGTCGTCCCGGCTGATGAGGGTCACCAGTTGGCAGTGGGACAGGTTGAAGAACTCCTCTTGCTTGGCCACCTGCAGAGGGCGACAGTGGGACGGGCTGACTACCCAGTCACCCCCACACCTCACCAAGCAGGACCGGGACAAGTAACTCATCACTGCGGCTGacagtctcagcttcctcatctgctaAATGGGGATTCAAATAATAGGAACCGCATACATTGTGAtgactaaatgagttaatactgccgggcgcggtggctcacgcctgtaatgccagcactttgggaggcccaggctggcggatcacgaggtcaggggttgagagaccagcctggccaatatggtgaaaccccatctctactaaaaatacaaaaattacccaggtgtagtggcacatgcctctagttccagctactcgggaggctgaagcaggggaatcgcttgaacccgggaggcggaggttgcagtgagctgatattgcgccactgcactccagcctgggcaacagagcaagactctgtctcaaagaaaaaaaaaagagttaatattatgtgccaggtatgtCATCAGGACTCAGGAAAATGGGCAAAGACTCAGTAGATCGTGTACCCTGGGGTAgcatttggttttggtttttggtttttgagatagagtctcgctctgtcacccaggctggagtgcagtggcatgatctaggctcactgtaaccttcgcctcccaggttcaagcaattctcctgcctcagcctctcaagtagctggcattacaggcacccaacaccatgtttggttaatttttattttatttttttttgatatggcgTCTTagtctgttgctcaagctggagtgcagtggtgtgatcttgcttcactgcaacctccgccaaccaggttcaagtgacactcctgcctcagcctcccgagtagctgggattacaggagcgtgcctccacagtggctaattttttttttttttttttttttgagacagagtctcgctctgtcgcccaggttggagtgcagtggagtgatctcggcttgctgcaacctccgcctcctgggttcacgccattctcctgcctcagcctcctgagtagctgggactataggtgcctgcaaccatgtctggctaagttttttttgtatatattttttagcagagacggggtttcaccgtgttagccaggatggtcttgatctcctgaccttgtgatccacccgtctcggcctcccaaagagctgggattgcaggtatgagccaccatgcccggccatttttttgtatttatttttagtagagaccgggtttcactatgtatttttagtagagatggggtttcttcatgttggccaggctggtctagaactcttttttttttttttttgagagagagagtctcactttgtcacacaggctggagtgcagtggcgcgatcttggctcactgcaagctccgcctcccaggttcacgccattctcctgcctcagcctcctgagtagctgggactacaggggcccaccaccgtgcctggctaattttttttgtgtttttagtagagacagggtcactgtgttagccaggatggtcttgaacacctgacctcgtgatccgcccacctcggcctcccaaagtgctgggattacaggtgtgagccaccgcacctggccggtctcgaactcttgaccttaggtgatctgcccatctcagcctccctaagtgctaggattacaggcgtgagccactggacccggcctgtttttacttttgaaacagagttttgctctgtcacctaggctgtagtgcagcagcacgatcatagctcactgcagccttgaactcctgggggcaaacgatcttcccacctcagcctcccgagtcgctgggactacaggtgtgtgccaccatgcacagctaattttcatatttttatggtagagatggggtttcaccatgttggccaggttggtctggaactcctgatctcaagtggcCCACCcccttgccttccaaagtgctgggattacaggcatgagtcaccgtgtccGGCtgttggtcttaaactcttgagctcaaatgattctcctacttcagcctcctgaggattacaggtgtgcatcgcCATATctggcttggctttttttttttttttttgagacggagtctcgctctgtcacccaggctggagtgcaggggcgtgatcttggctcactgcaagctccgcctcccgggttcacgccattctcctgcctcagcctcccgagtagctgggactacaggtgcccaccatcacacctggctaatttttgtttttgtatttttagtaagagacgggatttcaccgtgttaaccaggctggtcttgaactcctgacctcaggtgatccgcccgcctcagcctcccaaagtgctgggattacaggtgtgagccaccgcgcccggcctctgagttttctgtttctttctttttttcttttttttgagatggagtctcgctctgccgcccaggctggagtgcagtgacacgatcttggctcactgcaagctctgccacccggattcatgccattctcctgcctcagcctcccgagtagctgggactacaggtgccagccaccacatccagctaattttttgtatttttagtagagacggggtttcaccatgttagccaggatggtcttgatctcctgacctcgtgatctgcccgcctcggcctcccaaagtgctgggattacaggtgtgagccaccacgccgggcccaTGAGTTGGAATTTTGATCTGACTACTTCGTAGGTGTGTGACTTGGGCAAATCTCTGAAATGTCCATGCCTTggttttcctcctctgtaaaatgggattatatTAATGGCCACCTCAAAGTAAGGCTACTCCTAGGGTATACAGAGCCCTGGATAAATATTTcttgtagccaggtgtggtggctcacgcctgtaatcctagtactttgggagaccaaggcagaaagattgcttgagcccagaagtttaagaccggcctgggcaacatagtgagacctcatctctaccaagaaaagattcaaaaattagccaagcatgatagctcacgcctgtagtcccagctactcaggagactgaggtgggaggatcacttgagcccaggagccggAGTTTTTGTgatgagcagagatcgtgccactgaagtccagcctgggtgacagagtgagaccctgtctgtctctatttcaaaaaaaaaaaaagagggccgggcgcggtggctcacgcttgtaatcccagcactttgggaggccgaggcgggcagatcacaaggtcaggagatcgagaccacggtgaaacgccgtctctactaaaaatacaaaaaaaattagccgggtatgatggcgggcgcctgtagtcccagctactcggagaggctgaggcaggagaatggcgtgaacccgggaggcggagcttgcagtgagccgagatcgcgccactgcactccagcctgggcgacagagcgagactctgtctcaaaaaaaaaaaaaaaaaaaaaagaggctgggcgcggtggctcacgcctgtaatctcaacattttgggaggctgaggtgggcggatcacttgaggtaaggagttccagaccagcctggccaacatggtgaaaccctgtctctactaaaaatacaaaaattagctggcgtggtggtgcacacctgtaatcccagctacttgggaggctgaggcatgagaatcgcttgaacccaggacatggaggcttgcagtgagccgaaatctcgccactgcactccagcctgggcgacagagtcagactcagtctcagaaacaaaaaagggccggggggtggggggcgggcgCGGGTGCagtctcgtgcctgtaatcccagcacacttaggggggccaaggcaggcagatcacctgagctcaggggttcgagaccagcctggccaacatggtgaaaccccatctgtactaaaaatatttttaaaaaattagctgggcatagtggtaggcgcctgtaatcccagctacttgggaggctgaggcagaagaattgcttgaacccgggagatggaggttgcagtgagctgatacagtgccactgcatgccagcctgggtgacagagtgagacttcgtctcaaaaaaaaaaaaagttgtcaggCACTCGTCTATATAATCAATTTTAATCTAGTACCCCATGCTCACACAAACACAAGAAAGAAACACCGTATATGTTTCTCCTACTCTATAGAACACTTTCCTAGAAGCTGCAGGCCCTAGGACTAATGCCAGAGAGCCCTGGGGCATCTGATCAACCCCACATGTAACATAGAGGGTAGGAATCTATCCCTGAAGCAGAGAAATGGAGATCAGTGTAACATCCATCCCAGCTGGTACCAGCCAGTGCGGGACTTAGAAAATTTCCAGGAAGGAACACCAAGGCATAGGACTCCCGAAGGCTTGGGGCCTGGGGCACTGCCCTGCTTGCCTAGGCTGAAGGGTAGTACTGCTTCATAGGATGGTTGGGAACAGTCAATGATGCAAAGGACGTAAATCACTTAGAACAGGGGCTG
Proteins encoded in this window:
- the KEAP1 gene encoding kelch-like ECH-associated protein 1 isoform X1, encoding MQPDPRPSGAGACSRFLPLQSQCPEGAGDAVMYASTECKAEVTPSQHGNRTFSYTLEDHTKQAFGIMNELRLSQQLCDVTLQVKYQDAPAAQFMAHKVVLASSSPVFKAMFTNGLREQGMEVVSIEGIHPKVMERLIEFAYTASISMGEKCVLHVMNGAVMYQIDSVVRACSDFLVQQLDPSNAIGIANFAEQIGCVELHQRAREYIYMHFGEVAKQEEFFNLSHCQLVTLISRDDLNVRCESEVFHACINWVKYDCEQRRFYVQALLRAVRCHSLTPNFLQMQLQKCEILQSDSRCKDYLVKIFEELTLHKPTQVMPCRAPKVGRLIYTAGGYFRQSLSYLEAYNPSDGTWLRLADLQVPRSGLAGCVVGGLLYAVGGRNNSPDGNTDSSALDCYNPMTNQWSPCAPMSVPRNRIGVGVIDGHIYAVGGSHGCIHHNSVERYEPERDEWHLVAPMLTRRIGVGVAVLNRLLYAVGGFDGTNRLNSAECYYPERNEWRMITAMNTIRSGAGVCVLHNCIYAAGGYDGQDQLNSVERYDVETETWTFVAPMKHRRSALGITVHQGRIYVLGGYDGHTFLDSVECYDPDTDTWSEVTRMTSGRSGVGVAVTMEPCRKQIDQQNCTC
- the KEAP1 gene encoding kelch-like ECH-associated protein 1 isoform X2 gives rise to the protein MQPDPRPSGAGACSRFLPLQSQCPEGAGDAVMYASTECKAEVTPSQHGNRTFSYTLEDHTKQAFGIMNELRLSQQLCDVTLQVKYQDAPAAQFMAHKVVLASSSPVFKAMFTNGLREQGMEVVSIEGIHPKVMERLIEFAYTASISMGEKCVLHVMNGAVMYQIDSVVRACSDFLVQQLDPSNAIGIANFAEQIGCVELHQRAREYIYMHFGEVAKQEEFFNLSHCQLVTLISRDDLNVRCESEVFHACINWVKYDCEQRRFYVQALLRAVRCHSLTPNFLQMQLQKCEILQSDSRCKDYLVKIFEELTLHKPTQVMPCRAPKVGRLIYTAGGYFRQSLSYLEAYNPSDGTWLRLADLQVPRSGLAGCVVGGLLYAVGGRNNSPDGNTDSSALDCYNPMTNQWSPCAPMSVPRNRIGVGVIDGHIYAVGGSHGCIHHNSVERYEPERDEWHLVAPMLTRRIGVGVAVLNRLLYAVGGFDGTNRLNSAECYYPERNEWRMITAMNTIRSGAGGYDGHTFLDSVECYDPDTDTWSEVTRMTSGRSGVGVAVTMEPCRKQIDQQNCTC